CGCGGGCCCAGGAGGCGGGGTGACCCGGCTCGTCGTTGGTGATCCGGGGCAGGACCGCCGCCACCTGGCGTTCGGTGATGCCCTGGCCGCGGGCGTGCAGCCGGGCGAACTCCTTCAGCTCGTCGAGATGGTCCATGACTTCCTCCGTCTCCCTCACCACCGAGGGCCCGTGCCAGGTGACTCGGCCCGGGGCCGTCCCGGGCGGGCGAAACGCGGATACGAACGCGGATACGGATGTCGATGCGGATGCGGAACGCGGATGCGCGGGGGCCGCGCTCGGGCCGCGCCGTGCGGACGGACGCGGGGAGCCATCGGTCCGCGGGAGTGTGGGCGGGCGCCGTCTGCCGGGGTGGGGGAATGTGCCCCGGCGGAGCGCCCGCCCTGGACACCACGGTGGCGGACGTCCCTTAAGGCACGCTTGGCGCCCGCCGGAGCGGAGTCCGTACGCGGGCAGCCCGAAGGGCGCCGTGACCCAAGGGACAGCACCCCCCTTGGGTCACGGCGCCCTTCTGCCGGCCGGTGCCCCGGCCGCCGCCGGACGGCCCTCGCGGACCCTGCCTGACGGTTCCTCCTGTGCCGCACCGGGCCGCGCCGGGTGCCCGTGCCTCAGACCGCGAACGCGTCCCGCGCCCAGCCGCCCCGTTCACCCGCGGTGCCCACCGGCGCCGCGGGAGCCATCGGGACCGGGGCGGCCTCCGCGGCGGCCCGCGACCCCACCGGCACCGGCGGTGCCGACGGCCGTACCGGCCCCGGTGCCGATGGCGGGTCCCAGGCCCCGGGCGGGCCCCACGACCCCGGGAGATCCGGTCCGCCCGCTCCCGCCGGGGAGTCCGCCGTGTCCGGAGGTTCCTCCGCCAGGGTCTCGGTCAGCAGCGCCACCACATGGGGATCGAGCATGGTCCCGGCGGCCGTGTCCTCGACCCCGCCGAGACCGGTGTCGCTCACCGCGACGCTGACGGCGTAGCCGCCGTCCACCGAGAAGGTGCGGAACTCCCACTCCACCCCGGTGCCGGGCGCCCCGTCGGGCGTCAGCACCCGGTCGAGACGGCCGTCGGGCCCGAAGCCGAAGTCCGTGAAACGGAAGCGCAGCCCCTGCCCGATCGCCTTGCTGTACGCCTCCTTGAGCGTCCACAGCCGGACCAGCGCGGGACCGCGCTCCTCGGGCGCCAGCCGGGACAGCGCCCCCAGTTCATGGGGTGTACACACATGACGGTGCAGACCGCGGGTGTACAGCGGGCGGTCCGCCCGTTCCGCGTCCACCCCGATCAGCCCGCGCGTGGTCAGCCCGATCAGCAGCAGATCCTCGGTGTGGCTGAGGCTGATGTCGACGGCGTCGCAACCGCGCAGATAGGGGCGGCCCGTGGGCCCGTACCCCAACTCGATGACCTGGGGCGGCACCCGGAGCGCCACCGCGGCGGCGAACTTCAGCAGCACCCGTGACGCGGCGAACCGCGTCCGCACATCCGGGTGCGTCATCTCCAGATAGCGTTCCCAGTCCCGCCCCAGCAGCGCCCGCAGCCGGGGCCCGCCGGTCTGGTCGGGCTGCCAGTCGGCGAGCCGGGCGTGCAGGACCGCGACCGAGTGCTGCTCCAGGTCGGCGCGCACCCGGTCCCAGGCGCCGTCACGTCCGGAGATCTTGACCGGCTCCCCGAACGAGGGTCTGGAAGCCGTCCCCCTCCGCGCCGTCATCGAACTCCTCCAAGGTGGTCTTGAGGTCGCCGAGCACATCCGCCGCCGCCGCGCCGTCGATGATCCGGTGGTCGAAGGTGAGTCCGAGCCGCATCA
The nucleotide sequence above comes from Streptomyces clavuligerus. Encoded proteins:
- a CDS encoding 4'-phosphopantetheinyl transferase superfamily protein, which codes for MTARRGTASRPSFGEPVKISGRDGAWDRVRADLEQHSVAVLHARLADWQPDQTGGPRLRALLGRDWERYLEMTHPDVRTRFAASRVLLKFAAAVALRVPPQVIELGYGPTGRPYLRGCDAVDISLSHTEDLLLIGLTTRGLIGVDAERADRPLYTRGLHRHVCTPHELGALSRLAPEERGPALVRLWTLKEAYSKAIGQGLRFRFTDFGFGPDGRLDRVLTPDGAPGTGVEWEFRTFSVDGGYAVSVAVSDTGLGGVEDTAAGTMLDPHVVALLTETLAEEPPDTADSPAGAGGPDLPGSWGPPGAWDPPSAPGPVRPSAPPVPVGSRAAAEAAPVPMAPAAPVGTAGERGGWARDAFAV